From Musa acuminata AAA Group cultivar baxijiao chromosome BXJ3-8, Cavendish_Baxijiao_AAA, whole genome shotgun sequence, one genomic window encodes:
- the LOC135644932 gene encoding hexosyltransferase GAUT11-like isoform X1: MRRRAPEFRRPGQRRLSYWICSLLGISIAAGFVLFFFQHRHQDRFRPPVRKKIPTDGNNSHGTIYLMQELLNSSSFSRQLADQLTLAKAYIIIAKEHNNLQLAWELRSQIRNGQRLLSQAAVRGKPITLEEAHHIVSELAQLIYKAQDFHYDIATTIAKLKSHTLALEEHANAATVQSAKFGELAAKAMPKNLHCFNIKLTEEWYKNPSLRKLSEEGRNSPRLVDNSLYHLYIFSDNVLATSVVVNSTASNADHPQQLVFHVVTDKVNYWAMTTWFLRNDFRGCTVKVLSIEELSWLNASSSPLIKRLVHSETWAYNIAGSSKDQSWETKLKDPNFASLLNHLRFYIPQIQPQLEKVVFLDDDVVVQKDLTPLFSVELHGNVIGAVETCLEAFHRFYKYLNFSNPVISSRFDPQACGWAFGMNIFDLVAWKKENITDKYHYWQEQNADQMLWKTGTLAPGLLAFYGVMEPLDRRWHVLGLGYDSDIDDRLIKSAAVVHFNGKMKPWLKLAISRLCSYRIRSANAAPNIFVSPQLSMRKGDVVLIALGENGWLPLPAPHEGFI; this comes from the exons ATGCGGCGGAGGGCGCCCGAGTTCCGGCGCCCGGGCCAGAGGCGGCTCTCGTACTGGATCTGCTCGCTTCTTGGGATCTCGATTGCCGCTGGGTTCGTTCTCTTCTTCTTTCAGCACCGTCATCAGGACCGATTCAGGCCGCCCGTAAGG AAAAAGATTCCAACTGATGGGAATAACTCTCATGGAACAATATATCTCATGCAAGAACTGTTAAACAGTTCTTCATTTTCCAGGCAACTTGCAGATCAGCTGACACTAGCCAAGGCTTATATAATCATAGCCAAGGAGCATAACAACCTTCAGCTTGCTTGGGAGCTTAGATCACAGATACGTAATGGTCAAAGATTGCTCTCTCAGGCAGCTGTGAGGGGAAAACCAATCACCCTAGAAGAAGCACATCATATAGTCAGTGAACTAGCACAGCTCATATACAAGGCCCAAGATTTCCATTATGACATTGCTACTACAATAGCAAAACTAAAGAGCCACACCCTTGCCCTTGAAGAGCATGCAAATGCAGCAACTGTGCAGAGTGCAAAATTTGGTGAACTGGCTGCAAAAGCCATGCCCAAAAATCTCCACTGTTTTAACATAAAGCTCACAGAGGAGTGGTATAAAAATCCATCTCTAAGAAAACTGTCAGAAGAGGGCAGGAACTCACCTCGACTTGTTGACAACAGCCTATATCATTTATATATATTCTCTGATAATGTGCTGGCAACATCTGTTGTTGTGAATTCCACGGCCTCTAATGCTGATCATCCTCAGCAGCTTGTGTTTCATGTGGTCACAGACAAGGTCAATTACTGGGCTATGACTACTTGGTTTCTTAGGAACGATTTTAGAGGATGCACAGTCAAAGTTCTGAGCATAGAAGAGTTATCTTGGTTGAATGCCTCATCCTCTCCATTGATCAAACGGCTAGTGCATTCCGAAACATGGGCTTATAACATTGCTGGTAGTTCAAAAGATCAGAGTTGGGAAACAAAGTTGAAGGACCCTAATTTTGCTTCCTTGCTGAATCACTTACGCTTCTACATCCCACAGATACAGCCCCAATTGGAAAAGGTAGTGttccttgatgatgatgttgtggTACAGAAGGATCTAACCCCTTTGTTCTCAGTGGAATTGCACGGGAATGTTATTGGAGCTGTGGAGACCTGTCTAGAAGCATTCCATAGGTTCTACAAGTATCTCAACTTCTCTAATCCAGTCATTAGCTCAAGATTTGATCCACAAGCATGTGGATGGGCTTTTGGGATGAACATTTTTGATCTAGTAGCATGGAAGAAGGAAAATATTACTGACAAATATCACTACTGGCAGGAACAAAATGCTGATCAGATGCTCTGGAAGACAGGCACTCTTGCTCCTGGCCTTCTGGCGTTTTATGGGGTGATGGAACCCCTTGATCGGAGATGGCATGTACTTGGATTGGGTTATGATTCTGATATTGATGATAGGTTAATTAAGAGTGCTGCTGTTGTGCACTTTAATGGGAAGATGAAGCCATGGCTTAAACTAGCTATAAGCAG GCTTTGTTCCTACAGAATAAGATCTGCAAATGCTGCTCCAAACATTTTCGTATCGCCACAATTATCCATGAGAAAAG GTGATGTTGTGCTAATAGCACTCGGTGAGAATGGTTGGTTGCCATTACCTGCACCTCATGAAGGGTTTATCTAG
- the LOC135644933 gene encoding uncharacterized protein LOC135644933, translating to MDCEAHCSLVLSLFFIFLCSSAARDARDQSPSAVVVGTVYCDTCFHQEFSKFSHLISGASVAVECGDAASGRGYRKVVTTNRRGVFGVRLPPRISKHVHLIEACSVKLLESNEPFCAVASTATAAGLRLKSRRRGVHVYSVGFFSFKPLNEPELCYQKPVLEAEKQEQFAFFLPLPTITFQSSPPQGAGGFPLFRPPTLLPPNPFQPPASVLPPSPSFNLPTIPSSTPPPAWPFPRFPGVPSAFPSKTTSP from the exons ATGGATTGCGAAGCTCACTGCTCACTTGTACTCTCACTGTTCTTCATCTTCCTTTGCTCCTCTGCTGCTCGTGATGCGAGGGATCAGTCCCCGTCTGCAGTGGTGGTCGGAACTGTTTACTGTGATACATGCTTTCACCAGGAATTCTCCAAGTTCAGCCACCTGATCTCTG GTGCTTCGGTGGCAGTCGAGTGCGGAGATGCGGCGAGCGGGCGCGGCTACAGGAAGGTGGTGACGACGAACCGGCGCGGGGTGTTTGGGGTCCGCCTGCCGCCGAGGATAAGCAAGCACGTCCATCTCATCGAGGCCTGCTCGGTGAAGCTGCTCGAGAGCAACGAGCCATTCTGCGCGGTGGCGTCCACCGCGACGGCCGCCGGGCTGCGACTCAAGTCGAGGCGGCGTGGCGTCCATGTCTACTCCGTCGGGTTCTTCAGCTTCAAGCCGCTGAACGAGCCGGAGCTGTGCTATCAGAAGCCAGTGCTCGAAGCTGAGAAGCAGGAGCAGTTCGCGTTCTTCCTCCCCCTGCCGACAATTACCTTCCAGTCGTCGCCGCCGCAAGGCGCCGGTGGATTCCCACTGTTTCGGCCGCCAACCCTGCTGCCTCCAAATCCGTTCCAGCCACCTGCGTCGGTCCTGCCGCCTTCGCCGTCGTTTAACCTTCCTACAATTCCTTCGTCCACACCACCGCCGGCCTGGCCGTTCCCTCGGTTCCCTGGCGTCCCATCAGCCTTCCCTTCGAAGACGACGTCGCCATGA
- the LOC135644932 gene encoding hexosyltransferase GAUT11-like isoform X3 encodes MRRRAPEFRRPGQRRLSYWICSLLGISIAAGFVLFFFQHRHQDRFRPPVRKKIPTDGNNSHGTIYLMQELLNSSSFSRQLADQLTLAKAYIIIAKEHNNLQLAWELRSQIRNGQRLLSQAAVRGKPITLEEAHHIVSELAQLIYKAQDFHYDIATTIAKLKSHTLALEEHANAATVQSAKFGELAAKAMPKNLHCFNIKLTEEWYKNPSLRKLSEEGRNSPRLVDNSLYHLYIFSDNVLATSVVVNSTASNADHPQQLVFHVVTDKVNYWAMTTWFLRNDFRGCTVKVLSIEELSWLNASSSPLIKRLVHSETWAYNIAGSSKDQSWETKLKDPNFASLLNHLRFYIPQIQPQLEKVVFLDDDVVVQKDLTPLFSVELHGNVIGAVETCLEAFHRFYKYLNFSNPVISSRFDPQACGWAFGMNIFDLVAWKKENITDKYHYWQEQNADQMLWKTGTLAPGLLAFYGVMEPLDRRWHVLGLGYDSDIDDRLIKSAAVVHFNGKMKPWLKLAISRAFMSTVVLLDMIRAIFA; translated from the exons ATGCGGCGGAGGGCGCCCGAGTTCCGGCGCCCGGGCCAGAGGCGGCTCTCGTACTGGATCTGCTCGCTTCTTGGGATCTCGATTGCCGCTGGGTTCGTTCTCTTCTTCTTTCAGCACCGTCATCAGGACCGATTCAGGCCGCCCGTAAGG AAAAAGATTCCAACTGATGGGAATAACTCTCATGGAACAATATATCTCATGCAAGAACTGTTAAACAGTTCTTCATTTTCCAGGCAACTTGCAGATCAGCTGACACTAGCCAAGGCTTATATAATCATAGCCAAGGAGCATAACAACCTTCAGCTTGCTTGGGAGCTTAGATCACAGATACGTAATGGTCAAAGATTGCTCTCTCAGGCAGCTGTGAGGGGAAAACCAATCACCCTAGAAGAAGCACATCATATAGTCAGTGAACTAGCACAGCTCATATACAAGGCCCAAGATTTCCATTATGACATTGCTACTACAATAGCAAAACTAAAGAGCCACACCCTTGCCCTTGAAGAGCATGCAAATGCAGCAACTGTGCAGAGTGCAAAATTTGGTGAACTGGCTGCAAAAGCCATGCCCAAAAATCTCCACTGTTTTAACATAAAGCTCACAGAGGAGTGGTATAAAAATCCATCTCTAAGAAAACTGTCAGAAGAGGGCAGGAACTCACCTCGACTTGTTGACAACAGCCTATATCATTTATATATATTCTCTGATAATGTGCTGGCAACATCTGTTGTTGTGAATTCCACGGCCTCTAATGCTGATCATCCTCAGCAGCTTGTGTTTCATGTGGTCACAGACAAGGTCAATTACTGGGCTATGACTACTTGGTTTCTTAGGAACGATTTTAGAGGATGCACAGTCAAAGTTCTGAGCATAGAAGAGTTATCTTGGTTGAATGCCTCATCCTCTCCATTGATCAAACGGCTAGTGCATTCCGAAACATGGGCTTATAACATTGCTGGTAGTTCAAAAGATCAGAGTTGGGAAACAAAGTTGAAGGACCCTAATTTTGCTTCCTTGCTGAATCACTTACGCTTCTACATCCCACAGATACAGCCCCAATTGGAAAAGGTAGTGttccttgatgatgatgttgtggTACAGAAGGATCTAACCCCTTTGTTCTCAGTGGAATTGCACGGGAATGTTATTGGAGCTGTGGAGACCTGTCTAGAAGCATTCCATAGGTTCTACAAGTATCTCAACTTCTCTAATCCAGTCATTAGCTCAAGATTTGATCCACAAGCATGTGGATGGGCTTTTGGGATGAACATTTTTGATCTAGTAGCATGGAAGAAGGAAAATATTACTGACAAATATCACTACTGGCAGGAACAAAATGCTGATCAGATGCTCTGGAAGACAGGCACTCTTGCTCCTGGCCTTCTGGCGTTTTATGGGGTGATGGAACCCCTTGATCGGAGATGGCATGTACTTGGATTGGGTTATGATTCTGATATTGATGATAGGTTAATTAAGAGTGCTGCTGTTGTGCACTTTAATGGGAAGATGAAGCCATGGCTTAAACTAGCTATAAGCAG AGCATTCATGTCAACTGTTGTACTGCTTGACATGATTCGAGCAATTTTTGCTTGA
- the LOC135644932 gene encoding hexosyltransferase GAUT11-like isoform X2: protein MRRRAPEFRRPGQRRLSYWICSLLGISIAAGFVLFFFQHRHQDRFRPPVRKKIPTDGNNSHGTIYLMQELLNSSSFSRQLADQLTLAKAYIIIAKEHNNLQLAWELRSQIRNGQRLLSQAAVRGKPITLEEAHHIVSELAQLIYKAQDFHYDIATTIAKLKSHTLALEEHANAATVQSAKFGELAAKAMPKNLHCFNIKLTEEWYKNPSLRKLSEEGRNSPRLVDNSLYHLYIFSDNVLATSVVVNSTASNADHPQQLVFHVVTDKVNYWAMTTWFLRNDFRGCTVKVLSIEELSWLNASSSPLIKRLVHSETWAYNIAGSSKDQSWETKLKDPNFASLLNHLRFYIPQIQPQLEKVVFLDDDVVVQKDLTPLFSVELHGNVIGAVETCLEAFHRFYKYLNFSNPVISSRFDPQACGWAFGMNIFDLVAWKKENITDKYHYWQEQNADQMLWKTGTLAPGLLAFYGVMEPLDRRWHVLGLGYDSDIDDRLIKSAAVVHFNGKMKPWLKLAISRYRHLWERYINFSDPFVKDCWMH from the exons ATGCGGCGGAGGGCGCCCGAGTTCCGGCGCCCGGGCCAGAGGCGGCTCTCGTACTGGATCTGCTCGCTTCTTGGGATCTCGATTGCCGCTGGGTTCGTTCTCTTCTTCTTTCAGCACCGTCATCAGGACCGATTCAGGCCGCCCGTAAGG AAAAAGATTCCAACTGATGGGAATAACTCTCATGGAACAATATATCTCATGCAAGAACTGTTAAACAGTTCTTCATTTTCCAGGCAACTTGCAGATCAGCTGACACTAGCCAAGGCTTATATAATCATAGCCAAGGAGCATAACAACCTTCAGCTTGCTTGGGAGCTTAGATCACAGATACGTAATGGTCAAAGATTGCTCTCTCAGGCAGCTGTGAGGGGAAAACCAATCACCCTAGAAGAAGCACATCATATAGTCAGTGAACTAGCACAGCTCATATACAAGGCCCAAGATTTCCATTATGACATTGCTACTACAATAGCAAAACTAAAGAGCCACACCCTTGCCCTTGAAGAGCATGCAAATGCAGCAACTGTGCAGAGTGCAAAATTTGGTGAACTGGCTGCAAAAGCCATGCCCAAAAATCTCCACTGTTTTAACATAAAGCTCACAGAGGAGTGGTATAAAAATCCATCTCTAAGAAAACTGTCAGAAGAGGGCAGGAACTCACCTCGACTTGTTGACAACAGCCTATATCATTTATATATATTCTCTGATAATGTGCTGGCAACATCTGTTGTTGTGAATTCCACGGCCTCTAATGCTGATCATCCTCAGCAGCTTGTGTTTCATGTGGTCACAGACAAGGTCAATTACTGGGCTATGACTACTTGGTTTCTTAGGAACGATTTTAGAGGATGCACAGTCAAAGTTCTGAGCATAGAAGAGTTATCTTGGTTGAATGCCTCATCCTCTCCATTGATCAAACGGCTAGTGCATTCCGAAACATGGGCTTATAACATTGCTGGTAGTTCAAAAGATCAGAGTTGGGAAACAAAGTTGAAGGACCCTAATTTTGCTTCCTTGCTGAATCACTTACGCTTCTACATCCCACAGATACAGCCCCAATTGGAAAAGGTAGTGttccttgatgatgatgttgtggTACAGAAGGATCTAACCCCTTTGTTCTCAGTGGAATTGCACGGGAATGTTATTGGAGCTGTGGAGACCTGTCTAGAAGCATTCCATAGGTTCTACAAGTATCTCAACTTCTCTAATCCAGTCATTAGCTCAAGATTTGATCCACAAGCATGTGGATGGGCTTTTGGGATGAACATTTTTGATCTAGTAGCATGGAAGAAGGAAAATATTACTGACAAATATCACTACTGGCAGGAACAAAATGCTGATCAGATGCTCTGGAAGACAGGCACTCTTGCTCCTGGCCTTCTGGCGTTTTATGGGGTGATGGAACCCCTTGATCGGAGATGGCATGTACTTGGATTGGGTTATGATTCTGATATTGATGATAGGTTAATTAAGAGTGCTGCTGTTGTGCACTTTAATGGGAAGATGAAGCCATGGCTTAAACTAGCTATAAGCAGGTACAGACATCTATGGGAACGATACATCAATTTCTCAGATCCATTTGTTAAAGATTGTTGGATGCACTAA